The Oryzias latipes chromosome 16, ASM223467v1 genomic sequence tttttttttgcatatttgtcTTTAGTAACCTTAGATTTAAAAGTACCCGATTAGTATAGTCTTCAATTATAGACGGAAGGGAAAACAAGAAGTTGTAGGAACACATTTTGTCCAGCCAGGGTCACTGTTGGGATGGTTGTAATTGAGTCTCCAAGAAGTTAGGCCaaatccatcatcagaaaatgatgTCATGATTCACGTGGGTTTAGCACCAGTGAACTGATGTTaaacaacattaaatatttgtgttctaaatgttgcttttttggATCTTTAATGCTCCAACTTACCCCTAAGAGAAAATAAACAACGGCTAAACAACATATTGTCAAAGAAAGGATTTTCACAAAATACAGATTGAGATTTGTCTACATAATATGGATTAATTGTTTTGGCTCATTATCCTTTCTGATACAGTgagaacttttaaaaatatttttaaataatcccAAATAATGTCATCCAACcctccatgtttttttattatgttgtcCTTGATGTAGCACAATGGGTGTATCAGAACATCACAGGTGGGATTCCAGTCAAGTCAGGTTGAGTCAAGCTTTCTTTGAAAAGACTTCAAATGAATACGAActttcattttagaaaaaacaacaaaagttgcgtttttaaaatctgtgttcATTAATAATGAAAATGAGAGAAATCTGGAGCAGTGGAGGTCTTCAGCCTGTGCTAACTGCAAGAGTGATGGAGGGTTGCATGATGTGTCCTTTatgtctccttttctttttacatgtcAACAGTGCATGTGGGTGTACGAAAAGCAGGACAGCGCACGTGTGGGTGGAGGTGCATGCATGCCCTCACTGGCCATGTGTGGTAATGTGTGTACTTTTGGTCACacagtgtctttttttgtgtgtgctgtaCAGTGATATTGTCCCAACGGTGTCACGTGCGTTAGAATATGCTGGCTGCTTTTGTTGTCCCCCTGGCTGTTCTGCTTTTCTGGCACTTTCATACAATGGTGCACTTGAACACGGTGATGCTATTAAGCCTTTCAAACTATTACAGCTTGAGTTCCAGCTCTCAGGAAAGACTAGCATTCTAGATGTAGATTACATGGCACGGAATAAATCGCTAAGGAACAACAGCAAGGACTGAGTACCACATCCAAACATAGGTGACAACTAATGCTGCACAGACGTGAGTTAAAGGACTGCATTATTGAGGGTTTTGTAGTTATAAAAGCAGTTAGGTGTTGCTAAATCTTGTGGTAAACTAGCAGAAAGGCATTATATAGCCAAACGTACATGTAGTCTGACCATGTGTACTaacttttggacatttttttggGGCACACTTCAAAGGTAGTGGTACAAAATTGTCGAGAAAGTACATTTGTAGTCGAAGGAAAAAGGATACGGGATCAGTTAACATAGCAGCACCACTGGACACTTCTTTGTGGCTCCTATATTTTACTCTGCTTGCTTTTAAAAGGAACAGTTTGATAGTGTCAACAAAGTGATACTATCACTTGCCTGCAGTACAAATACCCTCATCAACTGgtcaaatgtacttttttttaaaaacaatcttcTTTCTAGGAAATGTCTCAGCAAGCAGACGCCTCTCAGTGCAGCGAGGTTGTGGTTGAGTTGGAGTCTGATGCCAGAGAGTCAAGAGTTAAAAAAGCAAGGAGCATACCAGGTTAACATCACTAGATATGTCCaggatttctgcagagcatttACATGGTCTTTGAATTTTAATTTCTCATTCATGTTCTTGCAAGGTTCAGCTCTTGTCTACCTCAAAGGTCCCAAGTTTCTCATCTATGTCAGTGGAGCCTTGTCAATGTGGGTAAGAAACCTTTCCTTTCATAACCTGTTCAAAGAACAAAAGATTAGAGAGCAAAAATGAAAGGTGGTTGGGTTATGTAAGCATTCTGATCCAGTCTTGTAATTACAGACGTCatgatatgtttttttctgtcttgttttccgTAGGGTGACCGCATGTGGCACTTCGCaatctctgttttcctcattgAGCTGTATGGCCATAACCTACTCCTGACTGCTGTGTTTGGACTGGTGGTGGCAGGGTCAGTGCTCCTGTTTGGGGCCTTGATTGGAGATTGGGTTGACCGTAACCCTAGAAATAAAGGTACGCAGATGTTTATCACATGTCGATGTAAACTTTCGCATACAGTACTTTATTGAAAGtgcaaacatatttttcattcaAGTTTCAGAATaagaaatcatgtttttagtttCCACTTTGAGTATTTCAATCACTTTTAATTGGAAATCAATCGTTTCAAATTGATGAAAATTatgattttggtgttttaacattttcttgtggcatattTCTCATGATGgtcatgtataaaaaaattcagtttaaaatatGATTTCTTAGTATTTATTTCTTCAGATCATTATCATTGGATAAAGCTcgtagttgtgacgtagaagctacatgCTTTATGCTCCATTGcattgcatccacttgtagacaaatagatccatgcacatcttcactttccttgtctgagctggcatctgactacCGCTGGATAACTCTAATTTTGCTCGTCTTTTTTGTTGCTccgataatgttaggttaggtatgtgagggtctgtaagctagcaggtaGAGTGTGTACAAAGGAAAGATGGGAAAAAGATGGGAAATAGGGACGGGCTTACtacgtgccaacagtcccgcccccaacccagaggcaaatttctgatgaactactgcagccctgcagaaacgatgtcctagaaagcatcacagtttttattttgcttaaaaacaacacaatcataattaaaacaccactgggaaccctttacaatagatcagaatATAATGGGAGTgagacttaaaaaacaaacaaaaaacgtgGTGTTTCAAAAAGTCTGAAACGACCTTTTCTCATCTTCTGTTTTAGTTGCCCATGCATCTCTTTTCATCCAGAACACCTCAGTGACTGTTTGTAGCATTGTGCTTATGTTGGTGTTCTCATACAAGCAAAGGATTGAACAAATCTGGGATGGATGGCTTACTGTAAGTAGACACTTCATTGATGTCCTGTCAATTATTAGTAAATACTgtcaaaacacagtaaaatagTGATCTATTCAGACTATGCTAACCACAATCCTTACTGGGAGGAGTCACTCTGTTGTTCTCTTGTCTTTCTTGTGTCACTGCTGTTTGTCCTTTGAGCTGGTGGCTGCTTTATGCTGTCATAGTAACATGTTGCATCGCAAAACTCACACAAGGTGGTTTGTTATACGGTGGTGATCATCCTGGCAGATGTGGCAAACCTTGCAAGTACAGCGCTGACCATTGCCATACAGAGGGACTGGATTGTAGTTATCACAGGCTACAACAGAGGTCACCTTGCTGGTGAGGGCGTTTACCATTTTATATTCTTTGAATATTTTGATCTTGCGTTTCAACATGACGCAGGATGAAtgctttaagaaaatgttttctttacgTTGTGCTGTGGTTGAAAATTTCACGGGAGAACACGGTTTAACCGATGTGTGTTTCATCCAAACAAAAGGAATGAATGCAACCATGAGGAGGATAGATCAGGTGACGAACATCCTGGCCCCACTGGCAGTGGGACAGGTAATGACCCTGGCCTCAAACGTGGTGGGCTGTGGCTTCATCCTGGGGTGGAACCTTTTATCTCTGATTGTAGAGTTCTTCTTCTTGTCGCGGGTGTACCGCATTGTTCCTGCTTTGTCTGTCAAACCACCCACAGATGAGGATGATCAGGTGTGCTTCAAGAAGAAGATAAGGAGAGGAAATCGAGGTATGAACTGAATGCTGGGAGTTTTGGTAAAAACCTTCTGCCTTATTGAAAtgccataattttattttaaaattctctaGAAAGATCCTTTAAAAGCCCACAGTCAACACTTATGAAGGGCAATTAAATCACGATTGCACATATTAGTAGAGatgctttttattattatgcttATTATTAAATGTGATAGTAAAAAGGTGGCATCCAacatatagtaaaaaaaaaaaggtcattaaagttttaaagttcGTTTTTTTGTCACGCACAAAATcatcaacaaaaaatgtatacattttttcattgaGTAAGAAATCTTTTGTTAACAATTCAACAAGTGCCAtcaatgataaaataaatgGGAAGATGCTTCCTAAAGCTTTTAtacataccgtattttccggactataagtcgccctttttttcatagtttggcaaggggtgcgacttatactccgcagcgacttatattagaaataaatacattgttaaccctcctgttcatttgtgaggaacagagatgatgctcctgggtcaatttgatgtatgaggtatgttaagtgttaagagtatgttaagtgactcagagaatcagcaaacctttttttgcagtaagatcttgaaggctaacaacctaatattctattttccaatgatttcatagattcagaaatgcaataaaaatgacaactgtttctacaaatacaggatgaaaacagagtattagttggctaatgatgcttcatgaaaggaataaataaataagtatgagaaagaattactgtgaaattatgagataaacagtctgctatgattgtgtcatatgaggttgtggaacttattagttcttggtctcagatattgtcaaataaatttcccgtcaaaatgcgacgtATAGTCCAGTGcaacttatctgtgtttttttctactttataatgcatttttgggctggtgcgacttatactccggagcgacttatagtccggaaaatacggtatgtaTTTAGCTTAattaagagtttaaacaaaagaaaatctagCACAGGTATTTTTAGAAAACGTTTTATCCAAATTTTGTTTAATAAGTTGAATGCCctgttcttgttgctttctaTGACTTTTGTTGATTTGTGTGTGGAGAGCAAAAAGCCTTCTGTAAATTACATATTCTGgatgattatttttcttttaccagtTTCATATTTAGATGCTTATCTCTTTCAGTATGCTTATATTTTTGGTGGTCttcattttaatcattattGAAATATTACGCGTTTTAATAAACCAAAAATACATAGGCAGATGTAACGTTTTCAGCATTCTGAagcagaatttattttttgaaccatattttgaaaggtttcatATAAGTACTGTCACTTTAACCTGAAATATTTATACACAGGATATATCCATTTGGTATTTATTCGTATTTAGCCAATTTAGCATTTATTGAGGCTGTTTGAGCAGTGTAAGTTAGTATTATAATATATTTTCTTGTGATAATTTCCAACTTCCGTCAGCTAAAAAGCATTACTGTAAATTAATCAGGTAACTTAAGCTCTGGCATTGAATAGAAGCAGTGCTGAAAACAGCTCTAAAAGAGATGATCCAAAATGAAGCctgacattgttttttgtttttgttttttgcatcagGACAAGGCCTTGTTGGACAACCTCAGGCTCTGACAGAGGGCAACTGCAACTTAAGCGTGCATTCAAAAGACATCACAAAAGTGCCTCTGTGTTTCCGAAGGTTTCGTTGGTTGGTGAGCACATGTAAAGATGGCTGGATGGCCTATTATCACCAGCCTGTTTTCCTGGCAGGAATGGGCCTGGCTTTCCTCTACACCACAGTCTTGGGTTTCGACTGTATCACCACCGGCTATGCCTACACACAGGGCATCAGCGGCTCTCTTCTGAGTCTGCTGATGGGCGTGTCAGCTGTCGCAGGGTTAATGGGCACCATAATGTTCACCAGACTCAGGAAGACCTATGGCCTCATTAACACAGGCATCATTTCCAGTTGCCTCCATCTGGGTTGCCTgctcttttgtgtgtgttctgtgtTTGCTCCTGGAAGCCCTGTGGATCTCAGTTTACTGATGCCCTACTTTACCTACAACTCATCTGCTGAACCTGGAGGGATGGCAAGTCAAAGCCAAAAACACACTTACCCTTTGACAGGGGGCAACAATCAACCACTGCTCCCCGATCGCTCCTCCATCCACTGGACCAACAATACAGTACTTTTTGATAATGTGCCACCCGGAACAGCACCAGAATCGTACATCTCTATTATTCTACTGTTCCTCGGAGTCATCACAGCACGCATTGGTAAGTGTCAAAAGTTGACTTATGCTACGTTTGCATTGGGCACGTGACACGTGTTCAAGAATGAGTGTTCATTTATCATATGGTGTTCAcgctggactgtcactacccgaTAGCGGATGCAGTTACAGTTAGAAGAAGCTTGGTAAAAAAGTTGAAGCCGTGCAAATCACATGAATTTTgccccaggctttttctttaacagctcTGTTTCAATAAATGAAACACTTGGTGTTGTATAATTCAAGCCGggtacaaactgcaattattcatttctcctccatgatcaattttcaagcgTCTGGCACTTTGGTGAACGAAAAAGGACGCCAAATCTTAGTCCCTATTgattcaactggtttaactttcaacacacgttcaagagatgcatgttttgtacatagagctcAAAAAAGAGTCTTAAAGATGTGGTTAATGACAGGGCaaagtgagagttttgaacgtggaagccagaaacacacatatacactcACTTACATATACATTTCATGGAAACCCTTGTTGctgaggccggtgtgaacgtagcttcagagtGCTTTCACACCGTTGCTACAATGAATGGTCTACTTTGTCTGGCAGATTCGATTTTCTTTTGGTCAATCAAGTAAACTCTGGTCTGCCTGAAAACAAGGGTCCCAGTTTATTGGCCAATGAACCCTTGTGTAGCTCACCTATACTGTAAATCCACATTGACTAttggaagaccaaagaggaaaaacagtGTGCTATTTGAATAGTAAAAACAACAGCAAGAGAGAAGCAtgaattacaaaagaaaaaaaatctgaaatgtctCTTTAGCACATTCCACATATACACATGCCAGTCAAGGGTCTAGAGTTCACTTAGGGCAATTGTGTCCCTCAATGAGGATAATTTGAAACTGCATATTTCCCTTTACAGCGTGTGaaaggaaaatacaaaatacaaataaaggccagataactattttaaaaagcacctattgtttgaaaatgtttttattttttatgttagaaaaatatcaaatgaaTGTGCATCCTACTGTGGTTCCTGTAAAACATTACCCATGCATCaccttttattttatgattagCCTTATGGACTTTGACATCTATCTTTCTGTCTGAGCAAAAGAGAAGTCAACGGATTTTTGAGGTTAATTTCTTGAGCTCACAAAATTTCAATTATAGTAGTGTCTGCATCCACACAATTTAACAACTAGTGTAGCTCAAAAGTGTTTAACTCACAACTAAGCTCAAGACTGGAATAAAGCTGATGCTCTGCTGATGTCTGATTTTACtgaaattccttttttaatgGCAACTGTATTGTAGGTCTGTGGTCCTTTGACCTCACCGTGACCCAGCTTCTTCAGGAGACCATCTGTGAGTCAGAAAGAGGCGTGGTGAATGGAGTTCAGAGCTCCATGAATTACCTGATGGACTTGCTTCACTTCATCATGGTGATCTCCGCTCCCCAACCTGAACACTTTGGCATCTTAGTGATCATTTCTGTATTATTCATCACCACCGGGCACACGATGTACTTCATGTATGCAtataaagcaaagagaaaacacCGCCTGGATACTTAAACGGGTAGAACAGCTTGCATATCCTTGCGTTTTACGCTTACCAGCACTGAATCCACTTCAAAATGAATGCCTCGCTCCTTTTCCGTCTGCAATCTCCTTGCAACAGTCTGTTTGGGACTGGGCTGGGCTCAGTCACTGTCTGGTGTGCCACAGCAGCAGAGCTCAGGTGCAGTGTTGTCTTCGACTCATTTGCATCCGCTGAGAGGTTTGTGTACCTGTCTATCCTAAAACAACAGACAACCAGACACAAGTCTAAGACTTCAGCATGTACCTGTGTGAAGTCTGCAGAGGTGTTGCAGCTGTTAGACGCTTTCTTAAGTCTGGCAGCTAGAAGAAGGAAGCGGGGTGTTGGGGAGGGTGGGTGCATGGCGAGATTTGTCTGTCACTCactcagtaaggagccagtgttCCGAAAAGGACTTTAATGTGAATGATGTACAGAAAAACAAGCCGGAAAGTTCCTCTGACAAGTGGCATTGTTGCTACTGATCCGTCCATTGGAAATATTCCAGGTTGTCCAAAAAGGAGCACAAAGGGAAAATGATGTGGGGACTGTTTTATGaaacaataaatattaaagGCAGCCTACCCCTAGAATGGACAAAGTGAAATGACTTCCCCTGGTTTGTTTCTCTGTGGATGAATCAAGCAAACAGTTGCCTTCCTGTTATGCACGTCAGCCTTGTTTTTGTGCTGCAGCAGTACAAATCAGCACATCATAAAGCGCCAAACTCCATTAGCACTTACTTAATCTAGATTTTTCATGTATTTGGATGAATTATCTTCTTCAAAACATCCTTTCCCTTATAAAGAGTGGCATTGTTAGTTTCATAGAAATCCAAGAGGAGCTCCGTTTTCTGACAAGGTTGAAACCAACAGTAGTTTTATAGCAAACGTTGATCACTATTGTTGGAGTTATTTGTTTTAGCCTTTGCTTCATTCTTCTGTAGTTCGGATGAACTAAACACTAAGTTACCTCAGCTAAGAATACAAACATCTCGGGACTCGATCTCAACTACTTCATATTTTTATACTTTGTCAATGTACAGAGAAGATCCAGGCTGAAGATTTTGCCAAAGCAAACACATCAGATCTCCATATATTTGTATGTGAAACTGTGAAGcttctgtattttttgttatCCTTATTTTTATGACTGATATTTATGATAATAAAGATAAATAAGTGATTTTGGGTCAATGACTTGATGATTTTAAAGGATATTAAAACACAAGGGTATTATGAGACATTTGAGGCTCATTCTTGGTTGATCGGTTTTAATGCCACATATGTTAAAAAATGGAACTCTTTCATAGTAGTTTACAAAATATTGGAATTCTGTCATCAGGAATGAAGCTGGAGTGGTGACAACTTTTGCAaaaccaaccaatcagatgtcATAAAAAAAGCTAAGACTGCAGTTTTAGGCAGAAGTTCCATTTCTACTCCATTGCAGCTTTGATGTTGGATTTGACCTAATCCAACATGCATTTCTTGCAactaaaaatgtgttgaatttAGTTACCAAGGTCTTTTTAGTGCAACAGAATAGTGCCAGAGTATGATAACTATGGAAAAAAATTGTTCAGTAAAACACAGTAGGGGTGGGAATATATACCTGTAAGtttgcttcctcccactccttttcaagcaattcaACAAACTCTCTTACTCTCTTAAAAGTAATTATAATGGCTTCATTTACATGTGCATATGGacatgtccatccatccatcttcttaacctGCCATATCCTTTTTTGGGGTCCCAGGGATCCTGATGGGCAAaaagtggggtacaccctgacaCCCTGCACATGTCACCATTCTACTGCAGGGCCACATGATTTCTCCTACATGAGCACTTAGGGACAAGTGCACTCTGAATCAGCGACAAACCTCTTAATAGTACAATGATCACGCTTACGTTTTTGTGAAATATCCAAAGTTTTCATACTTTGCCAAGGCATTTAACTATTTCTCactttttcagcagcagagagatcctttttctttcccatacTCACTAAAAATGTTGGTCTGCTTAATAATGTGGAACGTCCTTCTTTGGTAGATTGTCCTTTATTTGAACTCACCTGACAAACTAATTATCACAGGTGTTTGAGATTgatgtcagtgatccaaagagcccagagacACAGCATCATCtataaaaaaattgcataataCTTTAGAACACCCTGTAGAGTAACCGATTAGCCCTTGAAGCATCTTTTTGGAAGGTGGGAGGAAGTTGAAGGTCCCAGAGAAAATCCATGCATACACGTGGAGAAAATGTGACGTCActgaaaggtcccagctgggatttgaatcaGGGACTTCTCACTGTATATGGACATAGgtgatatttatattttcttctttagtatttt encodes the following:
- the LOC101158134 gene encoding solute carrier family 40 member 1-like isoform X1, producing MTQDECFKKMFSLRCAVVENFTGEHGLTDVCFIQTKGMNATMRRIDQVTNILAPLAVGQVMTLASNVVGCGFILGWNLLSLIVEFFFLSRVYRIVPALSVKPPTDEDDQVCFKKKIRRGNRGQGLVGQPQALTEGNCNLSVHSKDITKVPLCFRRFRWLVSTCKDGWMAYYHQPVFLAGMGLAFLYTTVLGFDCITTGYAYTQGISGSLLSLLMGVSAVAGLMGTIMFTRLRKTYGLINTGIISSCLHLGCLLFCVCSVFAPGSPVDLSLLMPYFTYNSSAEPGGMASQSQKHTYPLTGGNNQPLLPDRSSIHWTNNTVLFDNVPPGTAPESYISIILLFLGVITARIGLWSFDLTVTQLLQETICESERGVVNGVQSSMNYLMDLLHFIMVISAPQPEHFGILVIISVLFITTGHTMYFMYAYKAKRKHRLDT
- the LOC101158134 gene encoding solute carrier family 40 member 1-like isoform X2 gives rise to the protein MNATMRRIDQVTNILAPLAVGQVMTLASNVVGCGFILGWNLLSLIVEFFFLSRVYRIVPALSVKPPTDEDDQVCFKKKIRRGNRGQGLVGQPQALTEGNCNLSVHSKDITKVPLCFRRFRWLVSTCKDGWMAYYHQPVFLAGMGLAFLYTTVLGFDCITTGYAYTQGISGSLLSLLMGVSAVAGLMGTIMFTRLRKTYGLINTGIISSCLHLGCLLFCVCSVFAPGSPVDLSLLMPYFTYNSSAEPGGMASQSQKHTYPLTGGNNQPLLPDRSSIHWTNNTVLFDNVPPGTAPESYISIILLFLGVITARIGLWSFDLTVTQLLQETICESERGVVNGVQSSMNYLMDLLHFIMVISAPQPEHFGILVIISVLFITTGHTMYFMYAYKAKRKHRLDT